One genomic window of Streptomonospora nanhaiensis includes the following:
- a CDS encoding twin-arginine translocase TatA/TatE family subunit, which produces MGLDARTLFILLLIALLLFGARRLPDLARSLGRSARILKSEAKGLGDDDGHESRRDDAGARHGAGAPADPGHQGGHPHAADPRPAARPEAAAPAEAEPYRQQAHPVYPELPPGQQIINENGEPVRRTYNG; this is translated from the coding sequence ATGGGTCTTGACGCCCGCACGCTTTTCATCCTGCTGCTGATCGCACTTCTGCTGTTCGGCGCGCGGCGGCTGCCCGACCTCGCCCGCTCCCTGGGGCGCAGCGCGCGTATCCTCAAGTCCGAGGCCAAGGGCCTGGGCGACGACGACGGCCACGAGTCCCGCCGCGACGACGCGGGGGCGCGGCACGGGGCCGGCGCGCCGGCCGACCCCGGCCACCAGGGCGGCCACCCCCACGCGGCCGATCCGCGGCCGGCCGCCCGTCCCGAGGCGGCGGCCCCGGCCGAGGCCGAGCCCTACCGGCAGCAGGCCCACCCGGTCTACCCGGAACTGCCGCCGGGGCAGCAGATCATCAACGAGAACGGCGAGCCCGTGCGCCGCACCTACAACGGCTGA
- a CDS encoding DUF397 domain-containing protein yields MAETPGTRRDLPPEAQGNEKWHDTTHAVWKRSSLSREDSEAVVEVAKFEDGFRAVRDGKHPEKGILFFTPAEWEAFVLGAKDGEFDIPEEYLTPEEAAIQRGDVPVTAVVSPHSRAAAQDTAADSAADPAEPGGGPAA; encoded by the coding sequence GTGGCCGAGACCCCCGGTACCCGGCGAGACCTGCCGCCAGAGGCGCAGGGCAACGAGAAGTGGCACGACACCACCCATGCCGTGTGGAAGCGCTCCTCGCTCTCGCGCGAGGACTCCGAGGCCGTCGTCGAGGTCGCCAAGTTCGAGGACGGGTTCCGCGCGGTGCGCGACGGCAAGCACCCCGAGAAGGGCATCCTGTTCTTCACGCCCGCCGAGTGGGAGGCGTTCGTCCTGGGCGCCAAGGACGGCGAGTTCGACATCCCCGAGGAGTACCTGACCCCCGAGGAGGCCGCCATCCAGCGCGGCGACGTCCCGGTCACCGCCGTGGTCTCCCCCCACTCCCGCGCGGCGGCCCAGGACACCGCGGCCGATTCGGCCGCGGACCCCGCCGAGCCCGGCGGCGGCCCGGCGGCCTGA
- a CDS encoding ABC transporter substrate-binding protein, translating into MPEHQWRGRATLAAAAAGALVAASACSPGSTSGAGSGELAGVELLVAAKWTGVEQDNFTEVLAAFEEETGATVNYESTGEDTGAYLGPKIEAEEPPDIAILPQPGLVAEYAEQEALVPLSGDAATALEENYTDYWRELGSVDGEPYGVLLKAAHKSIVWYRPDAFDEAGVSAPETWADLTGETASTLSDAGVTPFSMCGASGWTLTDWFENVYLSQHGPEAYDQLIAREIPWDDDTVVETLETLAEVWGEEDWLAGGTDGAVQTDFPTCVTEVYGQENAAMVYEADFVAASAQEAGATVGEDAQAFPFPAVGEEPPVVVGGDIAVAMTEKEGVQQLMAYLASPEAQTTWAGLGGYLSANSEVQPDAYPDEFTQTLAQTILEAGDNVRYDLSDQVPSQFGATEGKGMWAVLQDFLRDPSDPEAAAADLEEAAASAE; encoded by the coding sequence ATGCCTGAGCACCAGTGGAGAGGCCGCGCGACGCTCGCGGCCGCGGCGGCCGGAGCGCTCGTCGCCGCCTCCGCCTGCAGCCCCGGGTCCACCAGCGGGGCGGGCTCCGGCGAGCTGGCCGGTGTCGAACTCCTGGTCGCGGCCAAGTGGACCGGTGTCGAGCAGGACAACTTCACCGAGGTCCTGGCCGCCTTCGAGGAGGAGACCGGCGCCACCGTCAACTACGAGTCCACCGGTGAGGACACCGGCGCCTACCTCGGCCCCAAGATCGAGGCCGAGGAGCCGCCGGACATCGCGATCCTGCCCCAGCCCGGCCTGGTCGCCGAGTACGCCGAGCAGGAGGCGCTGGTGCCGCTGTCGGGCGACGCCGCCACCGCCCTGGAGGAGAACTACACCGACTACTGGCGCGAGCTGGGGTCGGTCGACGGCGAGCCCTACGGCGTGCTGCTCAAGGCCGCCCACAAGTCCATCGTCTGGTACCGCCCCGACGCCTTCGACGAGGCCGGCGTGAGCGCCCCCGAGACCTGGGCGGACCTGACCGGCGAGACCGCGAGCACCCTCTCCGACGCCGGCGTCACCCCCTTCTCCATGTGCGGCGCCTCGGGCTGGACCCTCACCGACTGGTTCGAGAACGTCTACCTCTCCCAGCATGGCCCCGAGGCCTACGACCAGCTCATCGCCCGCGAGATCCCCTGGGACGACGACACCGTCGTGGAGACCCTGGAGACCCTGGCCGAGGTCTGGGGCGAGGAGGACTGGCTGGCCGGCGGCACCGACGGCGCGGTCCAGACCGACTTCCCCACCTGCGTCACCGAGGTCTACGGCCAGGAGAACGCGGCCATGGTCTATGAGGCCGACTTCGTGGCGGCCAGCGCCCAGGAGGCCGGCGCCACCGTCGGCGAGGACGCCCAGGCGTTCCCCTTCCCGGCCGTGGGCGAGGAGCCGCCGGTCGTGGTCGGCGGCGACATCGCCGTGGCGATGACCGAGAAGGAGGGCGTGCAGCAGCTCATGGCCTACCTGGCCTCGCCCGAGGCGCAGACCACCTGGGCGGGCCTGGGCGGCTACCTGTCGGCCAACTCCGAGGTGCAGCCCGACGCCTACCCCGACGAGTTCACCCAGACCCTGGCCCAGACCATCCTGGAGGCCGGCGACAACGTCCGCTACGACCTCTCCGACCAGGTGCCCAGCCAGTTCGGCGCCACCGAGGGCAAGGGCATGTGGGCGGTGCTCCAGGACTTCCTGCGCGACCCCTCCGACCCCGAGGCCGCGGCCGCGGACCTGGAAGAGGCCGCCGCGTCGGCCGAGTGA
- the tatC gene encoding twin-arginine translocase subunit TatC — protein MPLMDHLRELRNRLVKALLFVALGTVAGYFLYDPVWDLLRGPYCSLPADARGGEPGCDLIFTGVFDAFFVAFRVWIIVGVLVSSPFWLYQLWAFVAPALTGREKRYTYAFVPTAAALFVGGAALAYYITGLAMAVLFEFAPEGSLPMITIDSYLGYMTLMMLVFGLGFVTPLLVALLNLIGVIRHETLAKSRRLIIFGIFVLAAVVTPAEPLSMLALAVPLVVLYEGAELFCFINDRRRGRRDEFADLSDDEISPLDDEESLTDSGPSR, from the coding sequence ATGCCGCTGATGGACCATCTGCGGGAACTCCGCAACCGCCTGGTCAAGGCGCTGCTGTTCGTCGCGCTGGGCACGGTGGCCGGCTACTTCCTCTACGACCCGGTCTGGGACCTCCTGCGGGGCCCCTACTGCTCCCTGCCCGCCGACGCGCGCGGCGGCGAACCCGGCTGCGACCTCATCTTCACCGGCGTCTTCGACGCGTTCTTCGTGGCCTTCCGGGTCTGGATCATCGTCGGCGTGCTGGTCTCCAGCCCGTTCTGGCTCTACCAGCTGTGGGCGTTCGTGGCGCCCGCGCTGACCGGCCGCGAGAAGCGCTACACCTACGCCTTCGTGCCCACGGCAGCCGCGCTGTTCGTGGGCGGCGCCGCGCTGGCCTACTACATCACCGGCCTGGCGATGGCGGTGCTGTTCGAGTTCGCCCCCGAGGGCTCCCTGCCGATGATCACCATCGACAGCTACCTGGGCTACATGACCCTGATGATGCTGGTGTTCGGCCTGGGCTTCGTCACCCCGCTGCTGGTGGCGCTGCTCAACCTCATCGGCGTCATCCGGCACGAGACCCTGGCCAAGTCGCGGCGGCTGATCATCTTCGGCATCTTCGTCCTGGCGGCGGTGGTCACGCCCGCCGAGCCGCTGTCGATGCTGGCCTTGGCGGTCCCGCTGGTGGTGCTCTACGAGGGCGCCGAGCTGTTCTGCTTCATCAACGACCGCCGCCGGGGCCGCCGCGACGAGTTCGCCGACCTCTCCGACGACGAGATCTCCCCGCTCGATGACGAAGAGTCGCTGACCGATTCCGGTCCGAGCCGCTAG
- a CDS encoding DEAD/DEAH box helicase codes for MSTHAERYAAFRRRQAESSAAIEEFQGLYGFEFDPFQVRACKALEQGQGVLVAAPTGSGKTVVGEFAVHLALRDGAKCFYTTPIKALSNQKYTDLVRRYGADKVGLLTGDNSVNGEAPIVVMTTEVLRNMLYAGSQTLLRLAYVVMDEVHYLADRFRGAVWEEVIIHLPESVRVVALSATVSNAEEFGEWMQQVRGETTVIVDEKRPVPLWQHMMAGKRMHDLFVSADDPDTGDSESAEDGGRNAKGGRGGRRSRRRDRQDAGGSGEILVNGEPMRINPRLTRLALEDDRITQLAHRRRHPQARARSSARPRAKYAPPSRVQIIDELDREGLLPAIVFIFSRAGCDDAVRQCMYAGMTLTTEEEALEIRAFAERQCADIPPADLAVLGYDEWLRALERGVAAHHAGLLPTFKEVVESLFSRGLIRAVFATETLALGINMPARTVVIEKLDKWNGETHAALTAGEYTQLTGRAGRRGIDVEGHAVVVWQPGTDPEAVAGLASTRTYPLNSSFQPSYNMAVNLVGQVGRERSRTMLEASFAQFQADRAVVGLVKQLRKHEEALEGYGAAATCHLGDFMEYAAMRRELSDRENQAAKGRSARRREEAVRSLERLRAGDIIRIPAGRHSGFAVVLDPGLRGDVPAPLVLTAKRQVKRVNAADFPAPVEPAGRLRIPKNFSARSAQARTDLASSLRNKLRETGAEEEARGRGGEGAGDDPEITRLRRELRRHPCHGCPEREDHARWAERYFRLRKETDSLRRRVEGRSHVIARTFDRVCGVLEDLEYLDGDTVTEEGRRLAKVYSELDLLVAECLRRGLWDDLDPQDLATCVASLVYESRRSDDPFPRVPDGAPAEVLAEMERLWGELHEVERDHHVSFLRRPDLGFVWVTHRWARGDRLDRILMEADMPAGDFVRTTKQLVDMLGQVADAAPEAGGVRRTARKAVDLVRRGVVAYSSVG; via the coding sequence ATGAGTACCCACGCCGAGCGGTACGCCGCCTTCCGTCGGCGCCAAGCCGAGTCCAGCGCCGCCATCGAGGAGTTCCAGGGGCTCTACGGGTTCGAGTTCGACCCGTTCCAGGTCCGGGCGTGCAAGGCGCTGGAGCAGGGCCAGGGGGTACTCGTCGCCGCCCCCACCGGCTCGGGCAAGACCGTGGTGGGGGAGTTCGCGGTGCACCTGGCGCTGCGCGACGGCGCCAAGTGCTTCTACACCACCCCCATCAAGGCGCTGTCCAACCAGAAGTACACCGACCTCGTGCGCCGCTACGGCGCCGACAAGGTCGGGCTGCTCACCGGCGACAACAGCGTCAACGGCGAGGCGCCGATCGTGGTCATGACCACCGAGGTGCTGCGCAACATGCTCTACGCCGGCTCGCAGACCCTGCTGCGGCTGGCCTATGTGGTCATGGACGAGGTCCACTACCTCGCCGACCGCTTCCGGGGCGCGGTGTGGGAGGAGGTCATCATCCACCTGCCGGAGTCGGTGCGGGTGGTGGCCCTGTCGGCGACCGTCAGCAACGCCGAGGAGTTCGGCGAGTGGATGCAGCAGGTCCGCGGCGAGACCACGGTCATCGTGGACGAGAAGCGCCCGGTCCCGCTGTGGCAGCACATGATGGCCGGCAAGCGCATGCACGACCTGTTCGTCTCCGCCGACGACCCCGACACCGGGGACTCCGAGTCCGCTGAGGACGGCGGACGCAACGCCAAGGGCGGCCGGGGCGGACGGCGGTCCCGCCGGCGCGACCGCCAGGACGCGGGCGGCTCGGGCGAGATCCTGGTCAACGGCGAGCCCATGCGGATCAACCCCCGCCTGACCCGCCTGGCCCTGGAGGACGACCGCATCACCCAGTTGGCGCACCGCCGCCGCCACCCCCAGGCGCGGGCCCGCTCCTCGGCGCGCCCGCGCGCCAAGTACGCGCCGCCCAGCCGCGTGCAGATCATCGACGAGCTGGACCGCGAGGGCCTGCTGCCCGCGATCGTGTTCATCTTCAGCCGCGCCGGCTGCGACGACGCCGTGCGCCAGTGCATGTACGCGGGCATGACCCTGACCACCGAGGAGGAGGCGCTGGAGATCCGCGCCTTCGCCGAGCGGCAGTGCGCCGACATCCCGCCGGCCGACCTCGCGGTGCTGGGCTACGACGAGTGGCTGCGCGCCCTGGAGCGCGGCGTGGCCGCCCACCACGCGGGGCTGCTGCCCACGTTCAAGGAGGTGGTGGAGTCGCTGTTCTCGCGCGGCCTGATCCGCGCGGTCTTCGCCACCGAGACCCTGGCGCTGGGCATCAACATGCCCGCGCGCACCGTGGTCATCGAGAAGCTGGACAAGTGGAACGGCGAGACCCACGCCGCCCTGACCGCCGGCGAGTACACCCAGCTCACCGGGCGCGCCGGCCGGCGCGGTATCGACGTCGAGGGCCACGCGGTGGTGGTGTGGCAGCCGGGCACCGACCCCGAGGCCGTGGCGGGCCTGGCCAGCACCCGCACCTACCCGCTCAACTCCAGCTTCCAGCCCTCCTACAACATGGCGGTGAACCTCGTGGGCCAGGTGGGCCGCGAGCGCAGCCGCACCATGCTGGAGGCGTCCTTCGCCCAGTTCCAGGCCGACCGCGCGGTGGTGGGGCTGGTCAAGCAGCTCCGCAAGCACGAGGAGGCGCTGGAGGGCTACGGCGCCGCCGCAACGTGCCACCTGGGCGACTTCATGGAGTACGCGGCGATGCGCCGCGAGCTGAGCGACCGCGAGAACCAGGCGGCCAAGGGCCGCAGCGCGCGCCGGCGCGAGGAGGCGGTGCGCAGCCTGGAGCGGCTGCGCGCCGGGGACATCATCCGGATCCCGGCCGGGCGCCACAGCGGGTTCGCGGTCGTGCTCGACCCCGGCCTGCGCGGCGACGTCCCGGCGCCCCTGGTGCTGACCGCCAAGCGGCAGGTCAAGCGGGTCAACGCGGCGGACTTCCCGGCGCCGGTGGAGCCGGCGGGGCGGCTGCGCATCCCGAAGAACTTCTCGGCGCGCTCGGCCCAGGCGCGCACCGACCTCGCCTCCAGCCTGCGCAACAAGCTGCGCGAGACCGGGGCCGAGGAGGAGGCGCGCGGGCGCGGCGGTGAGGGCGCGGGCGACGACCCCGAGATCACCCGCCTGCGCCGCGAGCTGCGCCGGCACCCCTGCCACGGCTGCCCCGAGCGCGAGGACCACGCCCGCTGGGCCGAGCGCTACTTCCGGCTGCGCAAGGAGACCGACTCCCTGCGCCGGCGGGTCGAGGGCCGCTCGCACGTCATCGCGCGCACCTTCGACCGGGTGTGCGGGGTGCTGGAGGACCTGGAGTACCTCGACGGCGACACCGTCACCGAGGAGGGCCGGCGGCTGGCCAAGGTCTACTCCGAACTGGACCTGCTGGTGGCCGAGTGCCTGCGGCGCGGGCTGTGGGACGACCTCGACCCCCAGGACCTCGCCACCTGCGTGGCCTCCCTGGTCTATGAGTCCCGCCGCTCCGACGACCCCTTCCCGCGCGTGCCCGACGGCGCGCCCGCGGAGGTCCTCGCCGAGATGGAGCGGCTGTGGGGCGAGCTGCACGAGGTGGAGCGCGACCACCACGTGTCGTTCCTGCGCCGCCCCGACCTGGGGTTCGTGTGGGTCACCCACCGCTGGGCGCGGGGCGACCGCCTCGACCGCATCCTGATGGAGGCGGACATGCCCGCGGGCGACTTCGTGCGCACGACCAAGCAGTTGGTCGACATGCTCGGGCAGGTGGCCGACGCCGCCCCGGAGGCCGGCGGCGTGCGCCGTACCGCCCGCAAGGCCGTGGACCTGGTGCGCAGGGGCGTGGTGGCCTACTCGTCGGTGGGCTGA
- a CDS encoding ABC transporter ATP-binding protein: MAQVRLAGIGKTYPDGTSAVKGLDLDIADGEFLVLVGPSGCGKTTALRMVAGLEEITAGTLTIGDRVVNRTPARDRDVAMVFQSYALYPHLSVRDNIGFGLQLRKLPKSEIKTRVEAAAATLGLTEHLDRRPRNLSGGQRQRVAMGRAIVRQPQAFLMDEPLSNLDAKLRVQMRAEISRIQRDLGVTTIYVTHDQVEAMTLGDRVAVMKKGVLQQVAPPQELYLRPANIFVAGFIGSPAMNLLQGRLVAEGAGLRLELGGQTLAVPEALAAERPRLREYAGRDIAVGIRPEDMEDAALGGDGGAVLASTTDLVEALGSELLVHFRLAAPPVVTEDTKELARDAGADDLDTAAPDSDVIAKFSPRSTTAPGRPVQVRVDTERLYFFDPVTGEAIWGEPAPAPQAKEGTHA; this comes from the coding sequence GTGGCGCAAGTCAGACTTGCCGGTATCGGCAAGACCTATCCGGACGGCACGAGCGCGGTGAAGGGGCTCGACCTCGACATCGCCGACGGGGAGTTCCTCGTCCTCGTCGGCCCGTCCGGATGCGGCAAGACGACGGCCCTGCGCATGGTCGCGGGCCTGGAGGAGATCACCGCGGGCACGCTCACCATCGGGGACCGCGTGGTCAACCGCACCCCCGCGCGCGACCGCGACGTCGCCATGGTCTTCCAGAGCTACGCCCTCTACCCGCACCTGTCGGTGCGCGACAACATCGGCTTCGGCCTGCAGCTGCGCAAGCTGCCCAAGAGCGAGATCAAGACCCGCGTGGAGGCCGCCGCCGCGACGCTCGGCCTCACCGAGCACCTGGACCGCCGCCCCCGCAACCTCTCCGGCGGCCAGCGCCAGCGCGTGGCCATGGGCCGCGCCATCGTGCGCCAGCCCCAGGCCTTCCTCATGGACGAGCCGCTGTCCAACCTCGACGCCAAGCTGCGCGTGCAGATGCGCGCGGAGATCTCCCGCATCCAGCGCGACCTCGGCGTCACCACCATCTACGTCACCCACGACCAGGTCGAGGCGATGACCCTGGGCGACCGGGTCGCGGTCATGAAGAAGGGCGTGCTGCAGCAGGTCGCCCCGCCCCAGGAGCTGTACCTGCGCCCGGCCAACATCTTCGTCGCCGGGTTCATCGGCTCGCCCGCCATGAACCTGCTCCAGGGCCGCCTGGTCGCCGAGGGCGCCGGCCTGCGCCTGGAGCTGGGCGGGCAGACCCTGGCCGTGCCCGAGGCCCTGGCCGCCGAGCGGCCCCGGCTGCGCGAGTACGCCGGCCGCGACATCGCCGTGGGCATCCGCCCCGAGGACATGGAGGACGCCGCCCTGGGCGGTGACGGCGGCGCCGTGCTGGCCTCCACCACCGACCTCGTGGAGGCGCTCGGCTCGGAGCTGCTGGTGCACTTCCGCCTGGCCGCCCCGCCGGTGGTCACCGAGGACACCAAGGAGCTGGCCCGCGACGCCGGCGCCGACGACCTCGACACCGCCGCCCCCGACAGCGACGTCATCGCCAAGTTCAGCCCCCGCTCCACCACCGCGCCCGGCCGGCCCGTGCAAGTGCGCGTGGACACCGAGCGCCTCTACTTCTTCGACCCCGTCACCGGCGAGGCCATCTGGGGAGAGCCGGCTCCCGCACCGCAAGCCAAGGAGGGAACCCATGCCTGA
- a CDS encoding acyl-CoA dehydrogenase family protein encodes MAVERTLPTSEAEDLLDLTRGLADKELGPRAAPDEEAGAFPRDVFALLGRSGLLGLPYPAAYGGGDQPYEVYLQVVEELAARWLAVGLGVSVHTLSCFPVAAYGTEAQRAALLPDMLGGSQLGAYCLSEAHAGSDAGSLATRAEPEPGAVPAPRAAASGGTGPGAPPEAPGYRIAGAKSWITHGGVADFYTLFARTGGPDSGREGISCFHLPAATAGITADPPERKMGMSASPTAVVRFEDVRAAPEARIGAEGQGFAIAMAALDSGRLGIAACAVGVAQAALDLAVAHSRERRQFGRPVGDFQGLSFLLADMATQTAAARELYLSAARRRDAGRPFATQAAMAKLFATDTAMRVTTDAVQVLGGSGYTRDLPAERLMREAKVLQIVEGTNQIQRMVIGRALAREARTAAGAAAR; translated from the coding sequence ATGGCCGTAGAGCGCACGCTGCCCACCTCCGAGGCCGAGGACCTGCTCGACCTCACCCGGGGACTCGCCGACAAGGAGCTGGGGCCGCGCGCCGCCCCCGACGAGGAGGCCGGCGCCTTCCCGCGCGACGTGTTCGCGCTGCTGGGCCGCTCCGGGCTGCTCGGCCTGCCCTACCCCGCCGCCTACGGCGGCGGCGACCAGCCCTACGAGGTCTACCTCCAGGTGGTCGAGGAGCTGGCCGCCCGGTGGCTGGCCGTGGGGCTGGGGGTCAGCGTCCACACCCTCTCGTGCTTCCCCGTGGCCGCCTACGGCACCGAGGCCCAGCGCGCGGCCCTGCTGCCCGACATGCTCGGCGGCTCCCAGCTGGGCGCCTACTGCCTGTCCGAGGCCCACGCCGGCTCCGACGCCGGATCGCTGGCCACCCGCGCCGAGCCCGAGCCCGGCGCCGTGCCCGCGCCCCGCGCCGCCGCGAGCGGCGGCACCGGCCCCGGTGCGCCGCCCGAGGCCCCCGGCTACCGGATCGCCGGCGCCAAGTCCTGGATCACCCACGGCGGCGTCGCCGACTTCTACACGCTCTTCGCCCGCACCGGCGGCCCCGACTCCGGGCGCGAGGGCATCAGCTGCTTCCACCTGCCCGCCGCCACCGCCGGCATCACCGCCGACCCGCCCGAGCGCAAGATGGGCATGTCCGCCTCGCCCACGGCCGTGGTGCGCTTCGAGGACGTCCGCGCCGCGCCCGAGGCCCGTATCGGAGCCGAGGGCCAGGGCTTCGCCATCGCCATGGCCGCGCTGGACTCCGGCCGGCTGGGCATCGCCGCCTGCGCCGTCGGGGTCGCCCAGGCCGCCCTCGACCTCGCCGTGGCCCACTCGCGCGAGCGCCGCCAGTTCGGCCGGCCCGTCGGCGACTTCCAGGGGCTGTCCTTCCTGCTCGCCGACATGGCCACCCAGACCGCCGCCGCCCGCGAGCTGTACCTGTCGGCCGCGCGCCGCCGCGACGCCGGCCGGCCCTTCGCGACCCAGGCGGCCATGGCCAAGCTGTTCGCCACCGACACCGCCATGCGCGTGACCACCGACGCCGTGCAGGTGCTCGGCGGCTCCGGCTACACCCGCGACCTGCCCGCCGAGCGCCTCATGCGCGAGGCCAAGGTGCTGCAGATCGTCGAGGGCACCAACCAGATCCAGCGGATGGTCATCGGCCGGGCCCTGGCGCGCGAGGCGCGCACCGCCGCCGGGGCCGCCGCACGCTGA
- a CDS encoding glycosyltransferase family 4 protein: MMRGVYFTMASRTLLVTNDFPSRGGGDDTFGCALARHLAGPDGEGAVVHTFRSGSGGFDDLQEFPVERDGGPRLMPTRRTVRRIKELMRGYDCDRVLLAEAPLGLMAAPLRAEGVGEVVAATRGVGRWGPAATSMLRRIGGGADVVAYPGESQRPLVQQALPPGSGARLVRLAPGVDTTAFRPGLDGDDLRERFDLGDGPVVLCVGRLDRRAGVDSLIRAMTWLRPRFPGVRLLVAGEGPDRRRLRALAAWAGVEGSVVFAGACGPQELPRLCAVADVFALPGRPGSPGRGMMPGAGFLEAAACGLPVVAGVDGGAGDLVRHGETGYVVDGGNARSVAQHLSHLLANPEAARAMGERGRQWVLAEWTWDRVLARLEGAPAAA; this comes from the coding sequence ATGATGCGGGGGGTCTACTTCACCATGGCGTCGCGCACTCTTCTGGTCACCAACGACTTCCCCTCGCGTGGAGGGGGCGACGACACGTTCGGCTGCGCGCTGGCGCGGCATCTGGCCGGACCCGACGGCGAGGGGGCGGTGGTGCACACCTTCCGCTCCGGCAGCGGCGGGTTCGACGACCTCCAGGAGTTCCCCGTCGAACGCGACGGCGGGCCCCGGCTCATGCCGACCCGCCGGACCGTCCGGCGGATCAAGGAGCTGATGCGGGGATACGACTGCGACCGCGTGCTGCTCGCCGAGGCGCCGCTGGGCCTCATGGCGGCGCCGCTGCGCGCCGAGGGCGTCGGCGAGGTCGTCGCCGCCACGCGCGGGGTGGGCCGGTGGGGTCCGGCGGCGACCTCGATGCTGCGCCGTATCGGGGGCGGCGCCGACGTGGTCGCCTATCCCGGGGAGTCCCAGCGCCCGCTGGTGCAGCAGGCGCTGCCGCCCGGCAGCGGCGCCCGCCTGGTCCGCCTCGCCCCCGGCGTGGACACCACCGCGTTCCGCCCGGGCCTGGACGGCGACGACCTGCGCGAGCGCTTCGACCTGGGCGACGGCCCGGTGGTGCTGTGCGTGGGGCGGCTGGACCGGCGCGCCGGCGTCGACTCCCTGATCCGGGCCATGACCTGGCTGCGCCCGCGCTTCCCCGGCGTGCGGCTGCTGGTCGCCGGCGAGGGGCCCGACCGGCGGCGGCTGCGCGCGCTGGCGGCGTGGGCCGGCGTGGAGGGCTCGGTGGTGTTCGCGGGCGCCTGCGGGCCCCAGGAGCTGCCGCGGCTGTGCGCGGTGGCCGACGTGTTCGCGCTGCCGGGCCGCCCCGGCTCGCCCGGCCGGGGCATGATGCCGGGCGCCGGGTTCCTGGAGGCGGCGGCCTGCGGGCTGCCGGTGGTGGCCGGGGTCGACGGCGGCGCCGGGGACCTCGTCCGCCACGGCGAGACCGGCTACGTGGTCGACGGCGGCAACGCCCGCTCGGTGGCCCAGCACCTGTCCCACCTGCTGGCCAACCCCGAGGCCGCGCGCGCCATGGGGGAGCGCGGCCGGCAGTGGGTGCTGGCGGAGTGGACCTGGGACCGGGTCCTGGCCCGCCTGGAGGGGGCGCCGGCGGCGGCCTGA